A region of the Harpia harpyja isolate bHarHar1 chromosome 14, bHarHar1 primary haplotype, whole genome shotgun sequence genome:
AGGTGTATACAGGCATAGGGGGATACCCAGATGATGCACTGTAATGCTTTAATAAGGCATGTGGAGCTCAACTTGCATTTAGCATCAGCTTTGAGGCTTTAGGCTGAGCTCATCAGGGTATGTGGGTAGTGAAGCAGGCTCATTGCAAAGCTGGTCTGTCATGTGGCCATAGGACGTGCTTGGTGCTAGTGGCCTTGTTAAAGCCTCACTTACCAAATGCCTTGATGAAAAGTGTGTGGCAGTTCAGCAGAACAGGTCCTTGTCCAGGACCTCTGCAGCCAGAAGGTACTTCCTTCAAGAGGGAAGGAAACCAGCcttcctgtgctgctgtttctATGGCAGGGCATAAGGCAGGGTCAAAGCTATCTGGTACAGGCTCTTTAGCATATTCATGGCACCTCCAAACTGCTGCAGCTCAAAAAAAAGACTGGAGGATGGTCAATGTGGCAGGCATACCCAGAATGATCTCCATCCCATGTGGGTCTGCAGAATTTAGTGGGATCTAGGCAGCAAGACAGGCTGATCTGGTTCTGTTCTGCTGTAGACCTTGCCTTGGACACTGGGGCATGTACTAGTgtctctgcccaggctggcaGTAGATGTAGCAGCACCACAGTATAGATAGGAGCTCCAGTGTAGATGGGGTTATCCCAGCTCCAGCAGACAGATCTTTCCTGTCCAGCGTTGGTAGCCATCACTGCTATGCTGGTTGGTGAACTGCACATAAGGAGCAAAAGCGTGTCCCTCATGTTGGAAGCAGTGGTCCTAAGCCAGCTAAACATATAAATACAAGCATGTGGGAGCTTGAGTGTTGCAGTGAGGTGACAAAAATCTGGGCATGTGACTGCAGCGTGATGGCCTTGTTTCCCTGGTTGCTTCATGAATAGACACAGCCTGTGCTTGGACTGGAAACCTCACCTCTGAGAGattcctgtgctttttttctgtgacagGGCATCCGCTTTGACCCGGAGAACCCCCAGACCTTGCGGTTAGAGTTTGCTAAAGCCAACACAAAGATGGCCAAGAGCAAGCTGATGGCCACGCCAAACCCCACCAATATCCACCCTGCCTTGGGCGCACACTTCATTGCACGGGACCCCTGTGAGTATGCTGGGAGGGACTTTGAGGTCATGGCTGGTGCAACCTGGGAGATGCCTAACCCTGGGAATGCTGTGAGGGTAGAAAGGAAACCATACCCCTGTATGCTCTTGTTGAAATCTGCCTGGTGCAGGAAGGCCAGCATGTTAGGGTTGCAGAATAATAACAGGCATCTGGTAAGGCTTCTGGCCAACACTAGAAGCGCTGAGAGAGCAGAGTTGGCTTTGGTAGCTCAAGTGATACTTTAAGTCCTTTAAACCATCCCTAGGTGCAAAACAGAAAGGTTGAGTCCTGTGCCATGCACCCTCAGTGTAGCCTGGTGGTGTGAGCAGCCCTCCTGAGGCTTGTTGGGCAGCCTGAAATGTGGTGCTGAGTGCCCTGTCTTTCTGTCCTGTGGCACCAGCCCCGTGCTGTGTGTGTGAACCAGCCTGCTCAAAGCCTGTGTTGGGGCACTGAGCAGTGATGGAGCATGTTCCTGCCTCTCTTGGCAAGGCTGGGAGGCCAGAGGAGCAGCTGATCACAGAGATGGTGCAGGGGTGCTGTATTTCATACCTCACTGAGATGGCAGTGCAAAGCTTTAGTTTGGGGTTGGAAATCCGGAGCCTGTCCCTGAAACAGGCTGTTGGGGCCAGCAACTGAGATGCTGTCACCTTGTCTCCTCCTGTCTAGATGACCTGACTGGAGCGGCTCTTATTCCAGCGTCCCCAGAAGCGTGGGCTCCCTACCCACTGTACACCACGGAGCTAACCCCTGCCATCCCCCATGCCGCCTTCACGTACCCGGCGGCCGCTGCAGCGGCCGCTGCTCTTCACGCTCAGGTGAGTCACTCCCCATGTCCTGCGCCAGGAACTGggctctcctctctcccctgccctggtGCTTGCTCCCGTGGGTCTCTGCTTGGCTGGTTTAACCCCGGCCTCTGCACCTTGGCTCCTGGGCAAAGCCTCCTCCTGGctgaagtgggggggggggggggcccagcccCATGCAAACTGCAGGGGAGAGGTCTATGTGGCCGAGAGCAGTCAGAGCTGGAAGATGATTTCTGACCCTGCAGGTCCAGCCTGCTCCCCTGCAAGAGGCAAGCAGATGGGAGAAAGTCAGGGCTTGACTTGTCTGGCTTTGCTGGTCCCTGTGGCCAGAGAGCAGTGTTGTGGGACTACTGTGAGGAAACACTACCTGCCAGCAAGTAAAATAGCTATGAAATGTCCTCCTTGAAGTCAGAGCAAAGGCAACAGGCTTAGCTCAGTGCTgaagctgaggggctcagctgggACCCCCTTGGGCCAAGCGACTCAAATACTTTTGAAGCTGGAGGAGGATGTCCTGCAGGAGATGAGCAATCAGAGCCTTGCCACAGTGAGAAACTCTGATGGGGCAGTGGTGTTAGCCACCCTGGGTGCAGGCTAGAGAGAGTGACTCTGTATGAGCCTCTGGAAATGCTGGTGGTGGTGCAGCTAGCTGCCTGGTGTCCCAGGGTATGCTTGCTGAGAGCTGGAGGTGTAGGGATGCCTGTACTGGTCTGAAACTGGAATGCTTTAATGTACTGAGACCAACACCCCTGCTGAGCACAAAGTCCCTGAAACCATGGAAAGGCAAAGGGAAAGCCAAAACAGAAGTAGTGTCCTAATTCCAGGTTAAGGTGCGTGGTTTGGAGCACTTGTACAGGAGAACCTGGAGCTCCTGCCCTGCTTGGTGTTACcagccagctgtgctctgcctgctTTGGTCTCTGCTCCTGTAGTAGTGCCATGGGGGACTAGGGCAGTGGGACTCCGGGCTTAGACCTCAGAGCATTGGGGCTTAATCtctgctctctgccctgccaaGCAGGGTGTTTAGCTCCACTCTTCCCTGCTCAaattgagaggaagaaaagctgtgtCCCCTCACCTCATCCACCTGGCTGATGGTCAGCTCAGCTGGCCCTTTGGCATCCCCTTGCTTCCTGCAAGCATCTTGACTCTAACTGCCCAGCTTCAACCcaagcttgtttcccaaatgcaATATGGAGGCAGTGGAGGGGGATGCAGGCTCCTGGCCTGTCTAGGCTTGTCTGTCCTGCCCCTCACACACCTGCAGGCCTctgctgcttttgcccttctACTGATGAGCTAGTGTTGGGCTGAAGCTCCTGCAGGGTAGGCAAGAAGTATGTGGGGCCCAGGGCAGGACCAGGCACTGGCTCATTCTTCCAAGGGCCTCCAGAGCCAGGCTGGTCCTTCACTGGGAGGGCTGTGCTTGCTGGTGTTCTCCAAAAGTTACTAATGGTGCCCACAGCTACAGGAGCACGCTCTGCTCCTGGGTAGCCCAGGAGAGCAGATGTCTTTCTTTCCCTACCCCTCGTGTGTAGGGTGATGGAGCCAAGGGCTGTTGCCGGTTGAATTGCCCCTGGCAGGGAGGACCAGGGAAAAAACCCTCTGGCCTGGCTGAGGTGATTGAGGGAGGTGAAACCATTACTGCAGTTCCTTCAAGGATGGTCATCAGTGACTGTATGGGGACCCTGAGCGTAAGGGTTAGACACCAAAACTTTGTGGTGGGGGAGAAAAACTCTGCTCCCCTGAAGTGGAGGGTATCAAGGAGGCCTTCAGCCAGATCTTTTCCCTCTTAGTCTTAGTTCCTGCCCTCCAGCTGGCAAGCTGCTAGCTTTCAAAGAGGTATTTTGGCCTGAAGAATGACCCCGAGGCTCCAGGGAGCTCCCTGCATAGGTAGAACTCCCTGCCCAAGGAAGTCCCTAAGTGGTGATGTACCCCTAAGCCTTAGGGAGCCAGTGTAGCCCCTCCAGGCCCATGGCCGCGGCCGGACCCAGCTATCTTCTgaagagcagctgggctggctgagcaGCTCCTTGCTGCGTTGTGCTTGAGCCAGCAGTGACCTCGCAGGGAGACATTCTGGCGCAGTATATGTTACCAATAAAGTTTTATGGGGTTAAACAttactcaggctggcagctcTGAGCTGCCTGGTCTCTAGGCTGGAGCCCTCTCCCTTGCAGAGCCAAGGCAGGGTGGAGCAAGTCAGTGAGATGACTTTTGCTCACAAACTGGGCCAAAAGCTGTAACCTTAGTCTTGGCATGCTGAGCCCTCTGTGCTCACTGGCAGGGGCTGGTTTGCCTTGCTGGCAGGGTGGTGGGCACATGGGTTGTTCTCCAGGACAGCTGCAGTTCTTCCTTCTGAGACTGGTGTTGGCTGGAGGACGTTCACGGGGATGGCCAGAGCTGTAGCAGCTCCGTAGCGATCAGTCTTGAAGCAGGCATGAAGTTGGAGGCTGTAGCTAAACCGAGAGCTTGTCGCAAAAGGTGTAAACTTGAAGTGCTCGTCCTCTCGCAGCTCTGTG
Encoded here:
- the RBPMS2 gene encoding RNA-binding protein with multiple splicing 2, encoding MSNLNKDTEHTNGSGNVEEEVRTLFVSGLPVDIKPRELYLLFRPFKGYEGSLIKLTSKQPVGFVTFDSRAGAEAAKNALNGIRFDPENPQTLRLEFAKANTKMAKSKLMATPNPTNIHPALGAHFIARDPYDLTGAALIPASPEAWAPYPLYTTELTPAIPHAAFTYPAAAAAAAALHAQMRWYPPSEATQQGWKSRQFC